In Rahnella variigena, one DNA window encodes the following:
- a CDS encoding M20 family metallopeptidase, whose amino-acid sequence MTAENIVEQALAWFDQGEYKRTLARRVAIATESQSNQRDAELARYLDEEIKPALSAMGFSLLSVENPHAAHRPFLIATRIEDSKLPTVLSYGHGDVVFGDDENWRQDLSPWELKEEGDRWYGRGSADNKGQHSVNIAALEQIFKARGGRLGFNCKLLFEMGEEISSPGLAELCRDYHEELSADIFLASDGPRLSAERPTLFLGSRGAVNFRLTINARDNAYHSGNWGGLLTNPGTQLANALASLVNQHGQLQIAALKPPAVSEAIREILSDVDVGGGASDPQIDPNWGEAGLTPTERLYAWNTLEVLSFLTGNPQRPMNAIPGNATAVCQLRFVVGTDWQNLAQHVRAHLDAHGFPQVDVEFVRGSPATRFDPTDPLVGWALDIMQHTTGKKPALLPNLGGSLPNDVFADILGLPTLWVPHSYPACGQHGVNEHMLISVAREGLAIMTHLLWDLGERGPRLLEQHLAHAGGAK is encoded by the coding sequence ATGACAGCGGAAAATATCGTTGAACAGGCGCTGGCCTGGTTCGATCAGGGTGAATACAAACGAACTCTGGCACGCAGGGTCGCTATTGCGACTGAAAGCCAGAGTAATCAGCGCGACGCAGAACTGGCACGCTATCTCGATGAAGAGATCAAACCGGCACTTTCCGCGATGGGTTTCAGCCTGCTCAGCGTGGAAAATCCTCATGCCGCACACCGTCCTTTTTTGATTGCCACGCGCATTGAAGACAGCAAACTGCCAACCGTACTGAGTTACGGCCATGGTGATGTGGTGTTTGGCGACGATGAAAACTGGCGGCAGGATTTATCGCCCTGGGAGCTTAAAGAGGAAGGTGACCGCTGGTACGGACGCGGCAGCGCCGACAATAAAGGCCAGCACAGCGTCAACATTGCCGCGCTGGAGCAGATTTTCAAAGCCCGCGGCGGCCGCCTGGGATTCAACTGCAAACTGCTGTTTGAAATGGGCGAAGAAATCAGCTCTCCGGGGCTGGCTGAACTTTGCCGTGATTATCATGAAGAACTGAGCGCCGATATTTTTCTGGCCTCGGACGGTCCGCGTCTGAGCGCAGAACGCCCGACATTATTCCTCGGCTCACGGGGCGCGGTGAACTTCCGTCTGACGATTAACGCACGCGACAATGCCTATCACTCCGGAAACTGGGGCGGTCTGCTCACCAATCCGGGTACGCAACTGGCGAATGCGCTGGCGTCGCTGGTGAATCAGCACGGTCAGTTGCAGATTGCGGCTCTGAAACCACCGGCGGTCAGCGAGGCTATCCGTGAGATCCTCAGTGATGTCGATGTGGGTGGTGGTGCCAGCGATCCGCAAATCGACCCGAACTGGGGCGAGGCGGGTCTGACGCCAACCGAGCGTTTGTACGCGTGGAATACGCTGGAAGTGCTGTCGTTCCTGACCGGCAATCCGCAGCGCCCGATGAACGCGATTCCGGGCAACGCTACAGCAGTTTGTCAGCTGCGGTTTGTGGTCGGCACCGACTGGCAGAATCTGGCGCAGCACGTACGCGCACATCTGGATGCTCACGGTTTCCCGCAGGTCGATGTGGAATTTGTACGCGGCTCACCGGCCACCCGTTTTGATCCAACCGATCCGCTGGTCGGCTGGGCGCTGGATATCATGCAACACACAACCGGCAAAAAACCGGCACTGCTGCCAAATCTGGGCGGTTCGCTGCCTAATGATGTCTTTGCCGACATTCTCGGTTTGCCGACGCTTTGGGTTCCGCACTCTTATCCGGCCTGCGGCCAGCATGGCGTTAACGAACATATGCTGATTTCCGTGGCCCGCGAGGGGCTGGCCATCATGACTCATCTTTTGTGGGACCTCGGTGAGCGCGGTCCCCGCCTGCTTGAACAGCATCTTGCCCACGCCGGAGGCGCCAAATGA
- a CDS encoding LysR family transcriptional regulator, whose product MQSSEIRYFLAVANTGSLSGASKQLFVAVSAISRQIQRLEERIGAPLFERHARGMVLNDAGQILENHVRKSMMDMEHAIAEIQGLNAVRRTVIRMACTDGLAFDLLPQLFSQFRHDHPGVMFYLNVGTAVEVSEMIHKGEVDFALQFSLVAERGVDIMASFPAPVRMVMRPDHPLAAKDVQLTDLHPYPLAMNEQGSTIRQLFDLSCRMSGVFLEPAVSCNRFSVLYDFMVHTPGAIAACSHFSIMYKARRDNLRVKPVNIEQLNQRTLQLQSPAGKRRSAALTQFIEFVRDEIARESEAFIRDYGL is encoded by the coding sequence ATGCAAAGTTCGGAGATCCGCTATTTTCTGGCGGTAGCAAATACGGGGTCACTGAGCGGGGCGAGTAAGCAATTATTCGTCGCCGTATCTGCCATCAGCCGCCAGATCCAGCGGCTGGAAGAGCGCATCGGTGCGCCGCTTTTTGAACGTCATGCCCGCGGGATGGTGCTTAATGATGCCGGGCAGATCCTCGAAAACCACGTGCGTAAAAGCATGATGGATATGGAACATGCGATAGCGGAAATTCAGGGGTTGAATGCGGTACGCCGCACGGTGATCCGCATGGCCTGTACCGACGGGCTGGCGTTTGATCTGCTCCCGCAGTTGTTTTCACAGTTCAGACACGATCATCCCGGCGTGATGTTTTACCTCAATGTCGGTACGGCGGTGGAAGTGTCGGAAATGATCCATAAGGGGGAAGTGGACTTCGCCTTGCAGTTCAGTCTGGTGGCCGAGCGCGGCGTGGATATTATGGCCTCTTTTCCCGCACCGGTGAGGATGGTAATGCGACCGGATCATCCGCTGGCTGCAAAGGATGTGCAACTGACGGACTTACATCCGTATCCGCTGGCGATGAACGAGCAGGGCAGCACCATCCGTCAGCTGTTTGATTTGTCATGCCGGATGAGCGGCGTTTTTCTCGAACCGGCGGTGAGCTGTAACCGTTTCTCTGTGTTATACGATTTTATGGTGCATACGCCCGGCGCAATTGCGGCATGCAGCCATTTTTCCATTATGTATAAAGCGCGCCGCGACAATCTGCGCGTCAAACCGGTAAACATTGAACAGCTAAATCAGCGGACGTTGCAGTTGCAGTCACCAGCTGGAAAACGGCGTTCCGCTGCGCTGACCCAATTCATCGAGTTTGTCCGCGATGAGATAGCGCGGGAAAGCGAAGCGTTTATCCGTGATTATGGTCTGTAG
- a CDS encoding MFS transporter, whose amino-acid sequence MSQLSATSQHAGSTAEKPSLMKTLFATCIGNALEWFDIAIYGFFASYIAHAYFPTSDPTVSLLLAFGSFGVSFLIRPLGAIVLGAYADKHGRKASLLMSISLMMIGGLIIVITPSYATIGMAAPLLILAARLIQGFSAGGEFGSSTAFLVEHFPERKAFIASWQFATQGASTLLASAFGLGLSAVLSETQLQDWGWRIPFIFGLLIGPVGLYIRRHIKESESFSKAEKTASPLKEIVRSQKGLFFTAIGLMVVSTAINYMLNYVPTYATKTLHLPASAGFSATLAAGIILTVVTPFMGLWAEKIGRLPLMWGSLILLLLTIYPAFWLMLQYTSAMSLLLLISWLALLKSVYFSTVPSMMADLFPITTRASGMAISYNVAVTVFGGFAPFICTLLISATGSSLAPGYYLMVVALLSVWSLFKAQKTQR is encoded by the coding sequence ATGAGCCAGTTAAGCGCCACTTCTCAACATGCAGGCTCAACGGCAGAAAAGCCCAGCCTGATGAAAACTTTGTTCGCGACCTGTATCGGTAACGCACTGGAATGGTTTGATATCGCCATTTACGGCTTTTTCGCCAGCTATATCGCCCATGCGTATTTCCCGACGTCCGACCCGACAGTCTCCCTGCTGCTGGCATTTGGCAGTTTCGGCGTTTCATTTTTGATCCGCCCTTTGGGTGCCATTGTTCTGGGCGCTTACGCCGATAAACACGGTCGCAAAGCCTCGTTGCTGATGTCCATCAGTCTGATGATGATCGGCGGGCTGATTATCGTTATCACGCCTTCTTACGCCACTATCGGCATGGCGGCACCGCTGCTGATACTGGCCGCCAGGCTGATTCAGGGGTTTTCCGCAGGCGGGGAATTCGGCAGTTCGACGGCGTTTCTGGTCGAACATTTTCCGGAGCGTAAAGCGTTTATCGCCAGCTGGCAGTTCGCCACGCAGGGTGCCAGCACACTGCTGGCCTCGGCTTTCGGGCTGGGTTTATCCGCCGTCCTGAGCGAAACGCAGTTACAGGACTGGGGATGGCGTATTCCGTTTATTTTCGGTCTGCTGATCGGGCCGGTCGGGTTGTATATCCGCCGCCATATCAAAGAATCGGAAAGCTTCAGTAAAGCCGAAAAGACGGCCTCTCCGCTCAAAGAAATCGTGCGTTCACAGAAAGGTCTGTTCTTTACAGCCATCGGTCTGATGGTGGTGTCTACCGCCATTAACTACATGCTGAACTACGTGCCGACATACGCGACCAAAACGCTGCATCTGCCTGCTTCCGCCGGATTCAGCGCCACGCTGGCCGCCGGAATTATTCTGACGGTAGTCACGCCGTTTATGGGGTTGTGGGCAGAGAAAATTGGTCGCCTGCCGCTGATGTGGGGCTCATTGATTCTGTTGCTGCTGACCATTTATCCGGCGTTCTGGCTGATGCTGCAATACACGTCGGCGATGTCATTGCTGCTGCTGATTAGCTGGCTGGCACTGCTGAAATCGGTGTATTTCTCTACCGTGCCTTCGATGATGGCGGATTTGTTCCCGATAACCACCCGCGCCAGCGGCATGGCGATCAGCTACAACGTTGCGGTGACTGTTTTCGGTGGTTTTGCACCGTTCATCTGTACGCTGCTGATCTCCGCCACCGGCAGCAGTCTGGCACCGGGTTACTATCTGATGGTTGTCGCCCTGCTCAGCGTCTGGTCACTATTTAAAGCACAAAAAACTCAGCGCTGA
- a CDS encoding serine hydrolase produces MTISSPFKRTFIYALGSGILLLALPAAQADTGPVAPQINAKSWVLMDYNSGKIITESNPDARLDPASLSKIMVSYVVGQAIKSGKIKSDDLVSVGNDAWATGNPVLRGSSLMFLKPGDRVPVSELNKGIVIQSGNDASIALADYVAGSQDSFVNLMNRYAEQLKLQNTHFKTVHGLDADGQYTSATDMALLSQALIRDTPDEYALHKEKEFTFNHIKQINRNRLLWSSNLNVDGIKTGYTSGAGYNLVSSASDSTGMRLIAVVMGAPSDRIRFSESESLLTWGFRFYETLTPIKAGDAFTSQRVWFGDEKMVPLGVAENASLTMPKGQLKNLKASFNLTNKQLEAPLAKNQVVGTVDFSLDGKVIEQRPLVALQEVKETGFIGRIWDFVMMKISGLWASIFGK; encoded by the coding sequence ATGACAATTTCTTCCCCATTCAAACGGACTTTCATTTACGCGCTGGGCAGTGGAATACTCCTGCTGGCGCTTCCCGCCGCTCAGGCGGATACCGGCCCCGTCGCCCCTCAGATTAATGCCAAATCCTGGGTGTTAATGGATTACAACAGCGGGAAAATCATCACCGAATCTAACCCTGATGCCCGTCTTGACCCGGCCAGCCTGAGTAAAATCATGGTCAGCTATGTGGTCGGACAGGCAATCAAATCTGGCAAAATCAAATCCGATGATCTGGTTTCTGTCGGCAACGATGCCTGGGCAACCGGAAATCCGGTATTACGCGGCTCCTCGCTGATGTTCCTTAAACCTGGCGACCGCGTGCCGGTGTCCGAACTCAATAAAGGCATCGTCATTCAGTCGGGTAACGATGCCAGTATCGCGCTGGCCGATTACGTCGCGGGTAGTCAGGATTCATTCGTCAATCTGATGAACCGTTACGCAGAACAATTGAAACTGCAAAATACGCATTTCAAAACAGTTCACGGGCTTGATGCGGATGGTCAGTACACCTCCGCCACCGATATGGCGCTGCTTTCACAGGCCTTGATCCGCGATACGCCGGATGAATATGCGCTGCACAAAGAGAAAGAATTCACCTTCAACCACATCAAACAGATCAACCGTAACCGCCTGTTGTGGAGCTCAAACCTGAACGTTGACGGGATTAAAACCGGCTACACGTCAGGCGCGGGTTATAACTTAGTCTCCTCGGCCAGCGATTCAACCGGCATGCGCCTGATTGCCGTGGTGATGGGCGCGCCAAGCGACCGTATCCGTTTCAGTGAAAGCGAAAGCCTGCTGACCTGGGGTTTCCGTTTTTACGAAACCCTGACGCCGATAAAAGCCGGTGATGCATTTACCAGTCAGCGCGTCTGGTTTGGAGACGAAAAAATGGTACCGCTGGGTGTCGCTGAAAATGCGTCGCTGACGATGCCGAAAGGGCAGCTGAAGAATCTTAAAGCCAGCTTTAATCTGACCAATAAGCAACTTGAAGCGCCGCTGGCGAAAAATCAGGTGGTGGGTACGGTCGATTTCAGTCTGGACGGCAAAGTGATTGAACAGCGTCCGTTGGTCGCATTGCAGGAAGTGAAGGAAACCGGCTTTATTGGTCGTATCTGGGACTTCGTGATGATGAAAATCAGCGGTCTGTGGGCAAGTATTTTTGGGAAATAA
- a CDS encoding class I SAM-dependent methyltransferase yields the protein MTQNIYDDQAFFDGYAQLGRSQFGLEGAPEWPSLKALLPDMKNARVVDLGCGYGWFCRAAREMGAGDVLGLDVSEKMLDKARSMTPDTVIRYERRDLETLTLPQASFNLAYSSLTLHYIDALPALFRTVFQALKAGGHFVFSAEHPVYTAPSEPGWKLNGQGHKTWPVEGYQREGQRVTDWFAEGVIKQHRKLGTYINLLIEAGFVICHLDEWGPSAEQIAAYPDLAEEAERPMLFLMSVQKPR from the coding sequence ATGACGCAAAATATTTACGATGATCAGGCCTTTTTCGATGGCTATGCCCAACTCGGACGCTCGCAGTTCGGGCTGGAAGGCGCACCGGAATGGCCTTCCCTGAAAGCATTGCTGCCAGACATGAAAAACGCGCGCGTGGTCGATCTGGGTTGTGGCTACGGCTGGTTTTGCCGGGCTGCACGTGAAATGGGCGCAGGTGACGTTCTCGGCCTGGATGTCTCAGAAAAAATGCTGGATAAGGCCCGTTCCATGACCCCGGATACGGTTATCCGCTATGAAAGACGCGACCTGGAGACGCTAACCTTACCCCAGGCTTCTTTCAACCTTGCCTACAGTTCCCTGACTCTGCATTACATCGACGCACTGCCCGCGCTGTTCCGTACTGTTTTTCAGGCGCTGAAGGCAGGGGGCCATTTCGTCTTCTCCGCCGAGCATCCGGTATATACCGCGCCTTCAGAGCCGGGCTGGAAGCTCAACGGGCAAGGTCATAAAACCTGGCCGGTGGAAGGTTATCAGCGTGAAGGCCAGCGCGTCACTGACTGGTTTGCAGAAGGCGTTATTAAGCAGCACCGGAAGCTCGGCACTTATATCAATTTGTTGATTGAAGCAGGATTCGTTATCTGTCATCTGGATGAATGGGGCCCTTCTGCTGAGCAGATTGCCGCTTATCCGGATCTTGCTGAGGAAGCCGAACGACCAATGCTGTTCCTGATGTCAGTGCAAAAACCGCGTTAA
- the ybjG gene encoding undecaprenyl-diphosphate phosphatase: MEQLNHLVFLWINATPASPEMLIKFASFLANDLIIIVPLLIVGLWLWGQRENIGQQRVLVSKTAIALLFAMATAKSLSLLFPHARPFVEGFGHTFLQHAPDSSFPSDHGTAIFTFALSFLFWHRLWSGAILMVTAVGIAWSRVYLGVHWPLDMVGGLLVGMLGCLFAQLVWNLFGEQINAMMCKVYRFGFAIPIKKGWVQN; encoded by the coding sequence ATGGAACAGCTGAACCATCTGGTTTTTCTCTGGATTAATGCGACGCCGGCCTCGCCGGAAATGCTGATCAAGTTTGCCTCATTTCTGGCCAATGACCTGATCATCATTGTCCCCCTGCTGATTGTTGGTCTATGGCTTTGGGGACAGCGCGAGAACATTGGCCAGCAACGCGTTCTGGTCAGCAAAACAGCCATTGCCCTTCTTTTTGCGATGGCGACTGCTAAGTCGTTATCGCTGTTATTCCCTCATGCACGCCCTTTTGTGGAGGGTTTCGGACATACCTTCCTCCAGCACGCCCCTGACAGTTCATTCCCTAGCGATCATGGCACCGCCATCTTCACCTTCGCCCTGTCGTTCCTGTTCTGGCACCGCCTGTGGTCCGGCGCAATACTGATGGTGACCGCCGTGGGTATCGCCTGGTCACGCGTCTATCTGGGGGTTCACTGGCCGCTGGATATGGTCGGCGGTTTACTGGTGGGGATGCTCGGCTGCCTGTTCGCACAACTGGTGTGGAACCTGTTCGGTGAGCAGATTAACGCGATGATGTGCAAGGTTTACCGTTTCGGATTTGCCATCCCGATTAAGAAAGGCTGGGTACAGAACTAA
- a CDS encoding HAD family hydrolase gives MDLAIFELDHTLICDDSHNLWLHWLISQGYASSDELSHYRLHALPAQNSVAGGQFSPQSAAHYSDYLARAFVPMSGLSCPTVANWVQRFIHRDIMPRVYPQAREKLEWHRARGDEILIVSASGEHLVKPVARRLGAQAGIGLKAGVSNQRFSGVVEGHLMFHQGRLDRLKLWLETCKPDAYQQIFAYSHTLYDQPLLEFADVSTVINPGEALQNIAAEKGWHSQHWPRYPHLQQTAC, from the coding sequence ATGGATCTCGCCATTTTTGAGCTCGACCATACCCTGATTTGTGATGACAGCCACAACCTGTGGCTGCACTGGCTGATTTCTCAGGGTTATGCCTCTTCGGATGAACTCAGTCATTACCGTCTGCATGCCTTGCCTGCACAAAATTCAGTCGCCGGAGGACAGTTTTCCCCGCAATCTGCCGCCCATTACAGTGATTATCTTGCCCGTGCCTTTGTCCCGATGAGCGGTCTGAGTTGTCCGACCGTAGCAAACTGGGTTCAGCGGTTTATTCACCGCGATATCATGCCGCGTGTGTATCCGCAGGCACGTGAAAAGCTGGAGTGGCACCGGGCGCGCGGGGATGAAATCCTGATTGTCTCGGCCTCCGGCGAACATCTGGTGAAACCGGTGGCGAGACGTCTTGGCGCACAGGCGGGTATCGGGTTAAAGGCGGGCGTCAGCAATCAGCGGTTCAGCGGTGTGGTGGAAGGCCATCTGATGTTTCATCAGGGTCGCCTCGACCGGCTGAAACTCTGGCTGGAAACCTGCAAGCCCGATGCTTATCAGCAAATATTTGCCTACAGCCACACGTTATACGATCAGCCTTTGCTGGAATTTGCCGACGTGTCGACGGTGATTAATCCCGGCGAGGCGCTGCAAAATATCGCGGCCGAAAAGGGCTGGCATTCTCAGCACTGGCCGCGCTATCCACATCTGCAACAGACCGCCTGCTGA
- a CDS encoding glutathione S-transferase family protein has translation MLTLWGRANSSNVKKVLWLLDELNVTFQHINAGGVYGKNNEPLYLSLNPNGLVPCLQDDDFVLWESNAILRYLAERSGEEAFWPDNLQQRAAADKWLDWCSNSLTVPFRQVFLTLVRTPEAERDMSVVAAGMAAFEKYWAIADAVLAKQKWFSGEQFGIGDIPVACYADTWFRLDIERQPHPNLERWYQQLQQRPAFCKRVMLPLS, from the coding sequence ATGCTCACTCTATGGGGCCGCGCAAATTCAAGCAATGTCAAAAAAGTGCTGTGGCTGCTCGATGAACTGAATGTGACCTTTCAGCACATCAATGCCGGCGGCGTGTATGGCAAAAACAATGAACCGCTTTATCTGTCGCTAAACCCGAACGGGCTGGTGCCTTGTCTGCAGGACGACGATTTCGTGTTGTGGGAATCCAATGCCATTCTGCGCTATCTGGCAGAACGTTCCGGCGAAGAAGCCTTCTGGCCGGACAATCTGCAACAACGGGCAGCGGCGGATAAATGGCTGGACTGGTGCAGTAACTCGCTGACCGTACCTTTTCGTCAGGTGTTCCTGACGCTGGTGCGCACGCCGGAAGCAGAACGCGATATGTCGGTAGTCGCGGCGGGGATGGCCGCATTTGAAAAATACTGGGCGATTGCCGACGCCGTGCTGGCGAAGCAAAAATGGTTCTCCGGTGAGCAGTTCGGCATCGGTGATATTCCGGTTGCCTGCTACGCCGATACCTGGTTCCGTCTTGATATTGAACGTCAGCCGCATCCGAATCTGGAACGCTGGTATCAGCAACTTCAGCAGCGTCCGGCTTTCTGTAAGCGCGTGATGCTGCCCCTGAGCTGA
- a CDS encoding GlpM family protein, whose amino-acid sequence MAGLVFKALIGALVVILIGILSKTRNYYIAGLVPLFPTFALIAHYIVGTERNIEALRTTIIFGLWAVIPYMVYLLSLYFFIGSMKLPYALIAAVACWSLAAWALISLWTRFHAG is encoded by the coding sequence ATGGCAGGTTTGGTCTTTAAAGCGCTGATCGGCGCACTGGTCGTGATCCTGATCGGAATACTCTCTAAAACACGTAACTATTACATTGCCGGGCTGGTGCCGTTGTTCCCGACTTTCGCTCTGATCGCCCATTATATAGTCGGCACTGAACGCAATATCGAGGCACTGCGCACCACCATCATTTTCGGCCTGTGGGCCGTCATCCCGTACATGGTGTATCTGCTTTCCTTATATTTTTTCATCGGTTCGATGAAATTACCTTACGCTCTCATTGCCGCCGTCGCCTGCTGGTCGCTGGCCGCCTGGGCACTGATCAGCCTGTGGACTCGTTTTCACGCCGGGTAA